The genomic region tgctgttgtccctctctctctctctgctgttgtccctctctctctctgctgttgtctctctctctctctctctctctgctgttgtcccactctctctctctctctctctgctgttgtcccactctctctctgctgttgtccctctctctctctctgctgttgtctctctctctctctgctgttgtctctctctctctctctctctctctctgctgttgtcccactctctctctcctgttgtcccactctctctctctctcctgttgtccctctctctctctctgctgttgtctctctctctctctctctgctgttgtcccactctctctctctgctgttgtcccactctctctctctctctctctatctgctgttgtccctctctctctctctgctgttgttccactctcgctctctctctctctctctctcgttgtcccactctctctctctcgttgtccctctctctctctgctgttgtcccactctctcgctctcctgttgttcctctttctctctgctgttgtccctctctctctctgctgttgtccctctctctctctgctgttgtctctctctctctctgctgttgtcccactctctctctctctgctgttgtcccactctcgctctctgctgttgtcccactctcgctctctctctctctcctgttgtccctctctctctctcctgttgtctctctctctgctgttgtccctctctctctctgctgttgtctctctcactctctctctctgctgttgtcccactctctctctctctctgctgttgtcccactctctctctctctctctctttctgctgttgtccctctctctctctctctgctgttgtcccactttatctctctctctgctgttgccccattctctctctctctctctcctgttgtcccactctctctctctctgctgttgtcccactctctctctctctgctgttgttcctctctctctctgcttttgtcccactttctctctctctctctctgctgttgttcctctctctctctctgctgttgttcctctctctctctctctgctgttgtccctctttctctctctctctgcttttgtcccactttctctctctctctctctcctgttgtctctctctctctctgtgtgctgttgtcccactctctctctttctctgcagttgtcccactctctctgtctctcttaccATATTTGCACTCTCCATCGTGGGTCTTGTGGATTTTGCCCTGGAGCCGGTGCACCGATTGCCAGCTGGCCAGGTGCAGGGCGCAGATGGTGGGGTAGGTGCTCCCGTCCGAGCCGCACACCGGGTAGTCGTGTTTGCAGATGCAGGAGCCGGTGCCTTCCTCGTCCTCCTTGTCGGCCCGCTGACCGTCCGCCGAGGTCAGGCACACATAGCCCGGGGCACAGCGGCCGTGCTGCAGCCCCGCTCCCCCGCACAGCTCCCCCTGCACCCCCAGGCACCGCTCACAGCAACCGCACTCGTCCTTGGCCTGGAGCTCGGGCACTTGGCACTGGACAGGCGGGCAGGAGCTCAGCGCGCACGGACCGCACTCGGCTCGCACTCCGTGCTCCCAGCCCATCGCTCCCAGCAGGAGCAGCAGCAAGAGCCCCCTCTCCATCCCGCCGGTTCAGCCGCTTCCCCCTCAGTGACTGACACCCTCGGTGTACACCAGCTCCTAACTCCGGCCCCCATCATTCATTATTCATGTGCATCTCCGATTGGACCAGTGTCAGATCCCAAATAAACACTCCTCAGCACATTCCCAATCAGTGATTCACCATATCCAGCTAACTCTCTCAGGAGCCTTCCCTGTTCATCTCAACTCCACCTGCTCTCCCTACACCCCCGTCCCCGACCGCGATTATGTGTgggacacaccgtgtacacatcCCACTCACTGTATGTGAGACACACCGTGTACATAtcccactctgtgtgtgtgtgtgtgtgtgtgggggggggggggggggggatacaCCGTGTACACATCCCACTCACTGTATGTGAGACACACCATGTATacatctcactcactgtgtgTGGGATACACCGTGTACACATCCCACTCACTGTATGTGAGACACACCATGTATacatctcactcactgtgtgTTGGATACACCGTGTACACATCCCACTCACTGTATGTGGGATACACCGTGTACATAtcccactctgtgtgtgtgtgtgtgtgtgtggggggggggggggggatacaCCATATACACATCCCACTCACTGTATGTGGGACACACCATGTACacatcccacacactgtgtgtgtgggacatACCATGTAAGGGCACACACATTCTCCAACAGTGTGCGTGCATTGAGAACAAACACAGGCACTGGTTGTGAGCCACACCAAGTGCATACCAGCCTCCAACTGAGTGCAGGTCACACTGAGTTTATCTTATCCCCAACTGTAGGAGGCACGAAATGTATACACCTTTAATTGTATAGGGGAACATGAGTACTCACAGCCTCCAAAATGTTTGCGGACAAAATGAGTATGAGGTACTTTAAGTTCATACACTCCATatatagacacacgcacacacatgtttGGAACGCACCGGATTTAATATGGGACATCTTATGTTCACATACACCCCCTGACTGTGTATGAAACATACTGAATACATACACACCTAGTCACTGAGAAACACCTTAGAGACTCAAATAATTCCGCTTGAAGTAAATAGCGACCTCCACCCTCTTTGCATCTTGTCAATTGCTACTGTCACTGAAGGATTTCAACAACTTTGTCTGACAGTTTGTTAAATAAAGTTTTATGGCCTGAGCTGAAAGTAATAAGTTTTCAATTTTCCTTATTCAGCACCTCGAGATAGTCAGATAATGCAAATAGACAGAAGGCTATCTCCAATCCCAAAGTCCTTCACTGTCAATCAAGTAacatttgaagtgtagtcactgatgTAATGTGGAAACTAGACTACAATGTGTGCACATCGATCTTCTATTATGGTTTACAAGATTATTTGTTAGCATTAAAAATCATGTTGATTGAAAACTGAAGTAAACTAACTACGACTCTGGGAAAGCTCCCTAGCTCATCAGAAAGCACATGTAATAAAAAGAGGGAatgctcatcaggtctggcagcattattGAAAGCAGAGGGAGAGTTAATGTGTCAGGGTGGTGATCTCTCATTAGtgccatggaatcttttacatccatctgaGCAGGCAGACATGAAAGATGGGTCACCCAGTTGTGCAGTGCTGCCTTGGCGACCCATGTGGTACCATTTTAGTGTTACCAGAGGGCATCAGATCATTTAAAGGGTCATAGAAGGGAGTCTTTGGGGATTCTGTGCTATCAGGACTGTGGTGAAACAGGTGAGGGAGGCTTCATGAGAAATATACTTTATTGGAGTTGATGGGAACGTTGGCTGGAATATGACTTTTGGTGAATGTGACTAAGGGCTGAATGAGTGGCATTTGAGACATTCCATATAGTGGGGGCCAAGTGGCATTGAATGTGGTATCACATTATTATGGAAAGTAGTGCAAGTGATTTTAGCCACATACTTGTTGTACTGAATAAGCAAAGTGAAGTTTACATTTTTGTTTGAAATATCATTAAACTGTTAATTAATACTTGAATTAGGTTGATTTTAGTTGGTTTCTGGAACAAGTTTACATACAACATGGTGGAATTGACCAAAATGTAGAGAGAGGTGGCATGAGCTTCAGAAGTCCTTACACCACCAATGGAGAACATGGTAATGGATGTCATTGTCACCCTTTTCCAAATCCCAGTCAATATCTCCCAAAACCCATTACTAGACTCTCCCAAACTCCCATTTTCATTCTCTCCCATATTCCAATATTACTCCTTTCCAGACCTA from Hemiscyllium ocellatum isolate sHemOce1 chromosome 36, sHemOce1.pat.X.cur, whole genome shotgun sequence harbors:
- the LOC132833340 gene encoding insulin-like growth factor-binding protein-like 1, encoding MERGLLLLLLLGAMGWEHGVRAECGPCALSSCPPVQCQVPELQAKDECGCCERCLGVQGELCGGAGLQHGRCAPGYVCLTSADGQRADKEDEEGTGSCICKHDYPVCGSDGSTYPTICALHLASWQSVHRLQGKIHKTHDGECKYAPIIVLTPISVQNVTGAQVYLSCEVKAVPTPIITWRKVTESPKGVKLLEELPGDRVNVAVQVRGGPSKHESTGWVLINPLTKEDEGVYQCHASNILGEAQTEGTIKVTEKASRAKGKKRNGVQKEES